The following proteins are encoded in a genomic region of Fervidobacterium pennivorans DSM 9078:
- a CDS encoding DNA-directed RNA polymerase subunit omega has product MSRLVIQYDKLLEKIPYKYAIPIVVAKRAEAINDFAKPFVTTPDNYSVSIAFKELQEGYIRIKNEDVLKILLPDVK; this is encoded by the coding sequence GTGAGCCGACTTGTTATACAATACGACAAGCTTTTGGAAAAGATACCATACAAGTACGCAATACCGATAGTTGTTGCAAAAAGGGCAGAAGCGATAAACGATTTTGCCAAACCGTTTGTCACAACACCTGACAACTACTCTGTTAGCATCGCTTTCAAAGAACTCCAAGAAGGATACATTAGAATCAAAAACGAAGACGTCTTGAAAATACTTCTGCCTGATGTAAAATAA
- the purF gene encoding amidophosphoribosyltransferase, with product MCGIAGVWNVDEAYNVIHDVLLTLQHRGQQSAGVVVNGFKSVKGEGLVENVLTSERYIPGTKGIGHVRYSTYGSLDEIQPITAHTLKGRISVAHNGNIVDADEKRRFIMESGGIFATTLDTEIIIHYFSIAPYANPRESLQWALSRIKAAYSIVVLHDTFLAAARDSFGIRPLFYGKFQEGYIVASEDVALRVLGCEEITEIEPGTVVFFTDNKPPEIVRFAKRDDRFCSFEFVYFARPDSNFYGVNVHEVRKALGRKLYEEHKLQADIVVPVLDSGFSGALGYSQASGIPIEYGLIRNHYIGRSFIMPKNRQDIVRRKLAALNAVLEGKEVLLIDDSIVRGTTMKLIVEMVKEAGVKKVYVGIHSPPVVGPCNYGIDTSRRSELIASQNDLEKLQEYVGADKLVYLSVEGYREVFESCGVRGICMGCFDLNYPV from the coding sequence ATGTGTGGTATAGCTGGTGTATGGAACGTTGACGAGGCGTATAACGTTATTCATGATGTTTTACTTACGCTCCAGCACAGAGGTCAGCAATCCGCTGGTGTAGTTGTGAATGGCTTCAAATCAGTAAAAGGTGAAGGGTTGGTTGAAAATGTTTTAACTTCGGAACGTTACATTCCTGGCACTAAGGGAATTGGGCATGTGCGTTATTCCACCTATGGCTCACTCGACGAAATCCAGCCGATAACAGCCCACACTCTCAAAGGAAGAATTTCTGTTGCACATAATGGAAATATAGTTGATGCAGATGAAAAAAGAAGGTTCATAATGGAAAGTGGAGGTATATTTGCAACCACACTTGATACAGAGATTATCATCCATTATTTTTCAATCGCTCCCTACGCAAATCCACGCGAATCACTTCAGTGGGCCCTTTCCAGGATAAAGGCGGCATATTCGATAGTGGTTTTGCACGATACATTCCTTGCAGCTGCAAGAGATTCCTTCGGCATCCGTCCGCTCTTTTACGGCAAGTTTCAGGAAGGCTATATTGTAGCGTCTGAAGATGTGGCATTGAGGGTTTTAGGTTGTGAAGAAATAACGGAAATTGAACCTGGAACTGTTGTGTTTTTTACCGATAACAAACCTCCTGAAATTGTCAGATTTGCTAAACGCGATGATAGATTTTGTTCATTCGAGTTTGTCTACTTTGCTCGCCCTGATAGTAATTTCTATGGTGTGAATGTGCATGAGGTTAGAAAAGCGTTAGGAAGAAAACTATACGAAGAACACAAACTTCAAGCGGATATTGTTGTTCCTGTTTTGGACAGCGGGTTTTCCGGTGCGCTTGGTTACAGTCAAGCATCTGGGATACCAATAGAATATGGATTGATAAGGAACCATTACATTGGACGGAGTTTTATCATGCCGAAGAATAGGCAGGACATCGTTCGAAGAAAATTGGCGGCTTTAAATGCTGTGCTCGAAGGTAAGGAAGTTTTGTTAATCGACGACTCAATTGTTCGTGGAACGACGATGAAGCTGATAGTTGAAATGGTGAAGGAAGCTGGTGTCAAAAAAGTTTATGTCGGCATACATTCACCACCTGTAGTTGGACCTTGTAACTATGGAATAGATACATCAAGAAGAAGTGAACTGATAGCCTCTCAAAATGACCTTGAAAAACTCCAGGAGTATGTTGGAGCCGATAAGTTGGTTTACTTGTCTGTTGAAGGGTATCGAGAAGTCTTTGAAAGCTGTGGGGTGCGTGGAATATGCATGGGGTGTTTCGATCTGAACTATCCAGTATGA
- the purN gene encoding phosphoribosylglycinamide formyltransferase: MNNIEQSNKPSIVVLASGNGSNFQVLAEKSLSGELIANVRALIVDRACGAIERAKKLGIEVIILSKPWYEDFEKVINDLKPDLVVLAGFMRIIPEHIVAKYFPRIVNIHPSLLPAFPGKDAIKQAYDYGVKVTGITIHFVDAGVDTGPIIFQKAIEIEESWDLETLESKIHELEHENYWRVINNLLQKPHKIEGRKVKWGV, from the coding sequence ATGAACAACATTGAACAGTCTAACAAACCAAGCATAGTTGTTCTTGCTTCTGGCAATGGAAGCAATTTCCAAGTGCTGGCAGAAAAATCGCTTTCGGGAGAACTCATTGCTAATGTGAGGGCACTTATCGTCGACAGAGCATGTGGAGCAATTGAGAGGGCAAAGAAATTAGGTATAGAAGTAATAATTCTTTCAAAACCTTGGTATGAGGATTTTGAAAAAGTTATCAATGACTTAAAGCCAGACTTGGTAGTTTTGGCTGGGTTTATGAGAATTATCCCCGAACATATAGTGGCTAAGTATTTTCCTAGGATTGTGAATATCCATCCATCTTTGCTTCCAGCCTTTCCGGGAAAGGATGCGATAAAACAAGCGTATGACTATGGGGTCAAGGTAACGGGAATTACTATACATTTCGTCGATGCCGGTGTTGATACCGGTCCGATAATCTTTCAAAAAGCTATAGAGATTGAGGAGAGTTGGGATTTAGAAACGCTGGAGTCAAAGATTCATGAGCTCGAGCATGAGAACTATTGGAGGGTAATCAACAATCTACTTCAAAAACCACACAAGATAGAAGGAAGAAAAGTTAAGTGGGGGGTGTAA